In a genomic window of Papilio machaon chromosome 4, ilPapMach1.1, whole genome shotgun sequence:
- the LOC106718459 gene encoding ras-related protein Rab-37 isoform X1, with protein MWNPNATDNRPMEKRVVIGRVRPTWARNLPDAREEDDKSDQEVGVMPHSEPPSPTDTWDHQNKQEDKFDVFGKVMLLGDSGVGKTCMLVRFRDGTFLAGNYISTVGIDFRNKVVTVDGVKVKLQIWDTAGQERFRSVTHAYYRDAHALLLLYDVTNKTSFDNIRAWLGEIREYAQDDVVIMLLGNKSDSGLERAVRREEGQRLAREYQVAFMETSAKTGLNVEAAFGHVARALVAKANPVDPARLAVRAQPSQEQKSSCPPCS; from the exons ATGTGGAACCCGAACGCAACAGACAACAGACCGATGGAGAAGAGAGTGGTGATAGGGAGAGTTCGACCAACATGGGCACGTAATCTCCCAGACGCAAGAGAAGAAGACGACAAGAGTGATCAAGAAGTAGGCGTGATGCCGCACAGCGAACCACCTTCGCCCACTGACACCTGGGACCATCAGAACAAACAAGAAGACAAATTTGATGTATTTGGAAAG GTGATGCTGCTAGGAGACAGTGGCGTGGGCAAGACCTGTATGCTGGTGCGGTTCCGCGATGGCACCTTCCTCGCAGGCAACTACATATCCACTGTCGGCATCGACTTTCGG AACAAAGTAGTGACGGTGGACGGCGTCAAGGTGAAGCTTCAGATTTGGGACACGGCGGGGCAGGAGCGCTTCCGTAGCGTAACTCATGCGTACTACCGAGATGCacatg cTCTCCTACTTCTGTACGACGTGACTAACAAGACGAGTTTCGACAACATACGGGCGTGGCTGGGCGAGATACGAGAATATGCACAAGATGATGTCGTCATCATGCTTCTGG GAAACAAATCGGATAGCGGCCTAGAGAGAGCAGTGCGGCGGGAGGAGGGGCAGCGGCTGGCGCGAGAATATCAAGTCGCCTTTATGGAGACGTCGGCTAAAACCGGACTAAACGTGGAAGCGGCGTTCGGCCATGTGGCGCGGGCTCTCGTCGCAAAAGCGAACCCCGTGGACCCAGCGCGCCTGGCGGTGCGCGCGCAGCCGTCGCAAGAACAAAAGTCCTCGTGCCCGCCATGTTCCTAA
- the LOC106718515 gene encoding zinc finger protein Xfin, whose protein sequence is MRVNYDRVCRLCLSSRGELLPIFPTTSSDDSEPSGLASKIRDCVSVEINEDDDLPTNVCRKCCDNVNNWHIFKDICERSQNKLQRLIKNDGSQLEEVQIKNEPLSDEAYDDGVVIEGSYPDLECASTSSKVQAEGPPILASLGLTPRSDKGMESENNEEEDEEMNEDEMNGTAQQYPSMPAMPEVSITVMRPTGETLHARQGIQQLASKECLVCGRSYRYSHNARRHELNAHSFDRYTNKVTAKKSHNTHMQPKLRPNPFNPKARLMPNPISHKMQLIPKGINAKIIQNKALAPPKPIPVKTPKGTQNNLPYPLRIKALKDLQIKKKEPQILKTLLTTKPEVLVSEPEILNSGPESPETLISEPEIASFQVETILSEPDTYIPQDDDDVDGEMQNNQGQNYDTVDMDSENEIEIARQKENAGEDEGDGEGEGDGDGESGGGGDHLVINEGEEGNEMDNDDENNMERQQSDNENDQADDNVDSQDGLQVGNENDGREEDDENGHETKEGDEGNYERDDEQVEYNQDDDDEELPPIAPVVEINEDMQTNSYNSEGNDEDLDETADPNDTAEDVKELDPDKLYVTKTQRDFILKYRDIIEQINTKRCLCCDREHPRRKAVIQHLQKNGHKVPKHTCYNCVVTFGHIGALLSHMRSNTCTDLWKIIYNENGITEDLVLEDEPKDTKVAYKDIFNARSYACKLCPAKFQLKQFIMKHVLDVHEDGQSRVQLVCVHCNSRFKDKALWKRHIRNGECTVYISCDLCSERFGNMQHFNDHALAVHAGNFDQSDNQNKCVDGRPTDCPVCGKKNSSYPNLVKHLKIIHNEEKPHYCQHCDSKFEQAADLNKHIYMEHSDRTLGVQSNEPDMSLVKEEAEEYHYSCTECNAIFETVDAWTDHQVAEHNQVAHHCDQCDKKFLRPSELAEHKNTHLRVKFYPCNICSNSYSTPQKLSEHVQQNHPGAAGAYAPVDYDFFCDICIRSFKSRQAYSNHMRIHAKVPTTNRKPGEPKGFAPQIVGKPIRSFSMVQPNFLSFKPNCNVPNAPYSCDICGKGFMHKKNIWKHKKVLHADTADRNDSEENTMQASTEEDEFNLDENGVVLSTPQFNSFNFTNLANNLQQQAAQTPQEAAPYSCELCFKRFPLRTSLWKHKRAKHGIINASASGSSDSPIMAGEGGRSSCTICKITFSDKKSYYRHRKNVHKSSAQMCKICGKPLNSTLELYEHLKAAHARELLGYNASQGPTKQEGTQELEGEYDGDQDSVDPSAEYQARYPCDQCGKQFVGLLALQNHQCVNQLQSSPQTFDCEICHKSYTSISALKSHRGWHLRSPDGKAAANNSGLWMPQHKVTSKVSKHEVVDPSQLARVSHSTPTPASVAKRRLPPEVEVTVVNPNKKLRSDDSVELEQQNNSSTGADDRYCNICDKEFTKRAAYQRHMDEVHQPNSVFCPVCEKSFTRKSTLIVHMKKHYGGEGSSSAADQNEDDGLACDICGAQCDNENALRAHRAMHHGDDSGESEDEGSSAPPPGEFTCGQCGDGVATPRDLIAHRTMHATPTKFYCNICKVYFARAIDLSSHTRARHSDNEKVFFPCAMCDRFYMNKKSLQRHIEMAH, encoded by the exons atgcGTGTGAATTATGATCGTGTTTGTAGACTGTGCTTGTCATCTCGAGGCGAATTACTGCCGATATTTCCTACCACCAGTTCGGATGACTCGGAACCTTCTGGCCTCGCATCAAAAATCAGGGATTGCGTGTCTGTAGAG ATAAACGAAGATGACGACCTGCCAACTAATGTTTGCAGAAAATGCTGTGACAATGTCAATAACTGGCACATTTTTAAGGATATATGTGAAAGGTCACAAAACAAACTACAGAGACTCATTAAAAATGATGGCAGCCAACTAGAAGAG gtgcaaattaaaaatgaacctTTATCTGATGAGGCTTATGATGATGGAGTGGTTATTGAAGGATCATACCCTGACCTTGAG TGTGCATCTACATCAAGCAAAGTACAAGCTGAAGGCCCTCCTATCTTGGCTTCGCTGGGTCTCACACCGAGGAGTGATAAG GGGATGGAGAGCGAAAATAACGAGGAGGAAGATGAAGAAATGAACGAAGACGAGATGAATGGTACCGCTCAACAATATCCTAGCATGCCAGCTATGCCTGAGGTCTCCATCACTGTGATGCGTCCCACAGGAGAGACCCTGCACGCTCGACAAGGGATACAACAACTCGCTTCGAAGGAGTGCCTCGTGTGCGGCCGATCTTACAGATATTCACATAACGCCAGACGACATGAACTTAATGCTCACAGTTTTGACAGATACACTAACAAAGTAACCGCCAAGAAATCTCACAATACGCACATGCAGCCAAAACTTAGACCCAATCCGTTCAATCCTAAAGCGAGGCTCATGCCTAATCCTATTAGTCATAAAATGCAGTTGATCCCTAAAGGTATTAATGCAAAAATCATACAGAATAAAGCTCTTGCCCCACCAAAACCTATACCAGTTAAAACACCAAAGGGAACCCAAAATAATTTGCCGTACCCACTTCGTATTAAGGCTTTAAAAGacttacaaataaagaaaaaggaacCACAAATCCTTAAGACTTTGTTGACAACGAAACCTGAAGTTTTGGTATCGGAACCGGAAATTCTTAATTCTGGTCCAGAAAGTCCTGAGACTTTGATATCTGAACCAGAAATAGCTTCGTTTCAAGTAGAGACTATACTTTCAGAACCGGATACTTATATACCTCAAGATGATGACGATGTCGATGGTGAAATGCAAAATAATCAAGGTCAAAATTATGATACCGTTGACATGGATTCCGAAAATGAGATTGAGATAGCTCGTCAAAAAGAAAATGCTGGCGAAGATGAAGGGGATGGTGAAGGTGAAGGCGACGGTGATGGTGAAAGCGGTGGTGGTGGTGATCATCTGGTTATAAACGAAGGGGAAGAAGGTAACGAAATggataatgatgatgaaaataacATGGAAAGACAACAAAGCGACAATGAAAATGACCAAGCAGACGACAATGTCGATAGCCAAGATGGGTTACAAGTCGGCAACGAGAACGATGGCAGAGAAGAAGATGACGAGAATGGACATGAAACCAAAGAAGGCGATGAAGGAAATTATGAAAGAGACGATGAACAGGTGGAGTACAATCAAGACGATGATGATGAGGAACTGCCTCCTATAGCCCCCGTTGTCGAAATCAACGAAGATATGCAAACAAATTCGTACAACAGTGAAGGAAACGACGAGGATCTCGACGAAACGGCCGACCCTAACGACACAGCAGAGGACGTCAAAGAACTTGATCCCGATAAACTATATGTGACAAAGACGCAGAGAGATTTTATACTGAAATATCGCGATATAATCgaacaaattaatacaaaaagatgTCTCTGTTGCGATAGGGAACATCCCCGCCGCAAAGCTGTCATACAACATTTGCAGAAAAATGGACACAAAGTCCCCAAACATACCTGTTACAACTGCGTTGTTACATTTGGACATATCGGCGCTCTGCTCAGTCACATGCGCTCCAATACTTGCACAGATCTATGGAAGATcatttacaatgaaaatggTATCACCGAAGATTTAGTTCTGGAGGATGAACCTAAAGATACCAAAGTAGCATATAAAGACATATTCAATGCTAGATCTTATGCTTGCAAATTGTGTCCTGCTAAATTTCAATTGAAACAGTTTATAATGAAACACGTGTTGGACGTACATGAAGATGGCCAGTCTCGGGTGCAGCTCGTCTGTGTTCACTGCAATTCCAGATTCAAAGATAAGGCGTTGTGGAAGAGGCACATACGCAACGGAGAATGCACCGTTTATATTTCATGCGATTTGTGTTCAGAAAGATTTGGCAACATGCAACATTTCAACGACCACGCATTAGCAGTACACGCCGGAAACTTCGACCAATCTGATAATCAGAACAAATGTGTCGACGGACGACCGACCGATTGTCCCGTTTGCGGGAAGAAGAACAGTAGCTACCCAAATTTAGttaaacatttaaagattattCACAACGAGGAGAAACCTCATTACTGCCAGCACTGTGATTCCAAATTTGAGCAAGCCGCTGATCTAAACAAACACATCTATATGGAGCATTCTGATAGAACATTGGGCGTGCAGAGCAACGAGCCCGACATGTCTCTCGTGAAGGAGGAAGCCGAGGAATACCACTACTCTTGCACAGAATGTAACGCCATATTCGAAACCGTCGACGCTTGGACGGATCATCAGGTGGCCGAACATAATCAAGTCGCTCACCATTGCGACCAATGCGATAAGAAATTCTTAAGACCGTCGGAACTCGCCGAGCACAAAAATACGCATTTGAGAGTTAAATTTTATCCTTGCAACATTTGCTCCAATTCGTACAGCACGCCCCAAAAGCTTTCTGAACATGTTCAGCAAAACCATCCTGGAGCCGCGGGAGCGTACGCGCCCGTGGACTATGACTTTTTCTGTGACATATGTATCAGATCGTTCAAGAGTCGCCAGGCCTACTCGAACCATATGCGCATACATGCTAAAGTCCCCACCACCAATAGAAAACCCGGGGAACCGAAGGGATTCGCTCCGCAAATTGTCGGCAAGCCGATTAGATCCTTCTCGATGGTACAACctaattttctttctttcaaacCTAATTGTAACGTTCCGAATGCGCCTTACTCTTGTGATATCTGTGGAAAAGGGTTCATgcacaagaaaaatatttggaaGCACAAGAAAGTACTGCATGCGGACACCGCGGACCGAAACGACAGTGAAGAAAATACCATGCAGGCCTCCACCGAAGAGGACGAATTCAATTTAGACGAGAATGGTGTTGTCCTTTCGACACCGCAATTCAATagctttaattttactaatttagcAAACAACCTGCAGCAACAGGCCGCACAGACCCCACAGGAAGCCGCGCCTTATTCCTGCGAATTATGCTTCAAACGGTTTCCACTTAGGACAAGTTTATGGAAACACAAACGCGCCAAACACGGAATCATCAACGCCAGCGCCAGCGGCAGCTCCGATTCACCAATAATGGCCGGAGAAGGCGGCAGATCGAGTTGtactatttgtaaaattactttttcagacaaaaaatcttactatcGTCACAGAAAGAACGTTCACAAATCGTCTGCCCAAATGTGCAAAATATGCGGAAAACCATTGAATTCAACGTTAGAATTATATGAGCATCTCAAGGCTGCCCACGCCAGAGAGTTGCTTGGATATAACGCGAGTCAAGGTCCCACTAAACAGGAGGGTACCCAAGAATTGGAAGGGGAATATGACGGTGATCAGGACTCGGTCGACCCCAGCGCGGAATATCAGGCCCGCTATCCGTGTGACCAATGTGGCAAACAATTCGTCGGATTGCTCGCGTTACAGAACCACCAATGTGTAAACCAACTACAATCATCTCCTCAGACCTTCGACTGTGAAATATGCCACAAGAGTTACACCTCTATTTCTGCGCTAAAGAGCCATCGCGGGTGGCATTTGCGTTCTCCGGACGGCAAAGCTGCCGCCAACAATTCGGGTCTATGGATGCCTCAGCATAAGGTCACCAGCAAAGTTAGCAAACACGAAGTGGTCGATCCCTCGCAGCTCGCGCGCGTCTCCCACTCGACGCCGACGCCCGCCAGCGTCGCCAAGAGGAGACTACCACCGGAAGTCGAGGTCACCGTCGTAAATCCCAACAAGAAATTGCGTTCCGACGATTCGGTGGAATTGGAACAACAGAACAATTCCTCCACCGGAGCCGACGATAGGTACTGCAACATATGCGACAAAGAGTTCACCAAGCGAGCGGCCTACCAGCGGCACATGGACGAGGTGCACCAGCCCAACTCCGTGTTCTGTCCCGTTTGCGAGAAGAGTTTTACGCGCAAGTCGACATTGATCGTCCACATGAAGAAACATTACGGCGGCGAGGGCAGCTCCTCCGCCGCGGACCAGAACGAAGACGACGGCCTCGCATGCGACATTTGCGGGGCGCAGTGCGATAACGAGAACGCTTTAAGAGCCCACCGAGCCATGCACCACGGTGATGATTCAGGAGAGTCTGAAGATGAGGGCAGCAGTGCGCCGCCTCCGGGCGAGTTCACATGCGGGCAGTGCGGAGACGGCGTGGCGACGCCGCGCGACCTGATCGCGCACCGCACCATGCACGCCACGCCAACCAAGTTCTACTGTAACATCTGCAAGGTGTACTTCGCGCGTGCAATCGACCTGTCCTCACACACGCGCGCGCGACACTCAGACAACGAGAAGGTGTTCTTCCCGTGCGCGATGTGCGACAGGTTCTATATGAATAAGAAGAGTTTGCAGCGACACATAGAGATGGCGCACTGA